The genome window TTTGAATCTAGGGCATATGGATCCGATTTCGATAAGATCTGTGTAATTATTGACTGATATTGTAATCATGTTTGCTAATTGTGCTCTAGAATGTTCTGCATGCGTTTCAACTTAATTCCGTAATTCATTTAGTGATGTAGCTAGGTTTAGATATAGATTTTGTAAAATGTGAATTGGAATATTGGATGATCCAAAGCTGGTGTGAGCGTTGGATCGAAAAGTTTCCTGATCTGTAACTTGTGGTTTGTTGATGTTGTTACAGTGCATATCTTTGGTACTGGTGAAAGTTCATGTTTTATGCTTATGTCAGTAGTGACATAAGTATTAGTGACAGTGTAACATTGTAACCTTTTAGTTATGATTTTGACATCCATCAGCTTTGTGGAAGCATATAGATAAAGCTTGTGTGCTAGACCGTAGACAGGATTATACAAGTGGTTAAAATATggcccgcttgcggtatgcgcatataatgtatataatgtataaagtgaaagtgcactaattttaacgttattttactaatttcgtgaaaataacgttaaaagctgaggatggttaatcatgcatcatgtgttGGCGTTGATAgttgaaagacaaaagggtacatgcacatgcactaatcggtctttgtcccgactGCTAAGTGTTAtttgccttatgtccaaggcttgatgcaaaactactatcgagccgggggtctcactggaagcagcctctctattcctacggggtagaggtaaggctgtctacatcttaccctcctcagaccctacctttgctttgctattggtgggatttactgagtatgatgatgatgatgactcaagtggttaaaaccactaaaacacagggactcaaaaagtaatttactctacaatgttttgttgatgattttttttcagtttttgttTATGTATCCAGTTGTCTAGGGTAGAACGGACCGGACTTAAGCAATTAGGCTGATTGTAAATTCGATATCATATACTGTTGCAGTAATCTTAACCATCAATATGGAAGGGACAGTGTTAGCTCCTGCGGAAGGGACAGTGTTAGCTCCTGCTTTAGAAGGAATGAAGCATGTCAAGTCTGAAGAAGGAGAAATGCTTACGAAGCCTTTCTTAGACGTCTGCAAACAGATATTGCCTGTTATTGGTATGGTGACTATGCTCTTGCTTTATAGATGTAAACTTGTATATCTTCACTTATAGGCATGAACTGTAAATTTAATAGCTACCAACTAAGTAATGGTCCTTTCAGTCTTGTAGGAGGAAGCAACACACCCTAAGTCGTAAATGTTATTATTAGAGGAATACAAGTCAAATGGCATTTTAATAGATCCCATAAACTCCAAAATCCAATAAGAAATTCAGGCATCTTTGCCTGTTAGTCGTTCAACAACTTACAATTTATTTTTCTTACTCGATGCTAGACAAATTCGGAGCAGCCATGGCACTTGTCAAGACTGACGTTGGCGGTAATATAACAGTAAGGCTCTTCCTTTCCCTTCATTTTGATAGCAGATGATATCTATGGTCATGAATTTGCATTATTTTTGTATACGGGAATAATGAATATACTCTGTTAACCTTGATCCCGAGTTAGTTTTACACACATGAATTTGCATTTTATTTGCTGTTGAGGGAATGGATGTATGTTGTTCAACCTCTTCATGAGATAGCCCTGTAACTTCTTCCTTTTGAGTCATTTGAATTATCTTTACTCACTGTTAGACCCTCTTTTTGTAATAACCATAATCTGGTTATTTCTCATAACTTTTCCTGAGAGAAAAGATAACCCTTTTGTAATGGGAAAAAATAGATGTTGGTCTTTTACTTGTTTCATCcgccaaacatcaaatatcttatATTTGAGTTTGTATATATTTCCAGCACTTGATTTCTTTGACATACATATGCCCTCTGCATTTATTTACGTTTCTTTCTGAATTTAATTTATCAAGCCTAACTAAGCTGTTTATATTCATCTCGTCCTTTTAGAGGTTGGAGAACAAGTATCTGTCCAACCCAGAAGAATTTCAGAACCTATACAGTATGGTGCAAGTGGAGATTGCAGCTAAGACAGCAGAAGGCTCATCAAGTTGCACCAACGGTCTACTATGGCTAACTAGGTGAGGATAATCGACACTTCTTCTCTAACCGTTAACACAAATAATCAAATCCAAAATACCCTTCATGCACACAAGTTTTTACATTTTCAGGGCAATGGATTTCATTCTAGAATTATTCCGTAACTTAATGGAGCATGAAGACTGGGCCATGTCAAAAGTTTGTACTGAAGCCTATACTAAAACACTCAAGAAATACCATGGCTGGTTGGCCAGTTCAACTTTTACAGTAAGTATTTATTTTCCATTAGAGTAAAGTGTCATTATCATCCCTGAGgcttggccagttttgcgactttcgtccaatgGTTTGTtgttccgcatctggatccaaaaggtttgaaatcttgccatttacatccggcttgttaactccatccatttttctgcgttatgtcaggggtatttcctcctttttgttaacttaaagggcaattcagtctttttacataaagtgaaaaagaccgaattgccctttaagttagcaaaaaagaagGAAATACGTCtgatttaacggagaaaaatggatggagttaatgagccggatgaaaatggcaagattttaaaccttttggatccagatgcggaaaaacaaacctttggacgaaagtcgcaaagctggccaaacctcagggacgaaaatggcattttactctttccATTATTATACTTTCATCCTCTATTTTCTTGCTTCCAAATAATTTGCTTGTTTATAATCCCAAACTGGATTCACAGGTTGCAATGAAGCTTGCTCCAGATAGGAAGAAGTTCATGGATGTTGTGGCTGGGAATGGTGACATCAGTTCTGATATCGAAAAATTTTGTGCGACGTTCACACCGATTCTACAGGAGAACCACAAATTCTTGGTGAGATCATCATGCTTAGTATTAGACTATTAGTACACATTGGGTATGATTTGTTCCCCTTAAATTAACTTTTGTTAATTAATTTATGTGATTCTATTTGGCAGGCTAGCGTCggtctggatgatatgaaagcatAGTAATGAACAAAAAGAATAATTGGTTCTCTGCTTTACTTGTTAAGCCTCATGGAGGATGTGCTATGAACAAGAAACTAAACTCTTATGTGTACCCTTTCTTTTTTCACAATCTGTTAAACTTATAATTAACATCTATATAATATTATAATCTCCTTGGTTAGACACATAATGTGTATATGACGTCTTTTTTATAACCGTGAAAACCCATCACTAGAAAACTCACATGTCACCACCAGTATACTGCTAACCAATGTGACCAGTATAAAAAAAACAGCTATACGTGCATAGAGTACACTCTATGCACACGCCAAGGGGAATGGTATTCTCTCTCCTTCTCAATCACCTCTCATTCACGTCTATTGCAAACGATCACATCTAATCAAAATGCGCTACGCACATAAAGATTATGTCAATGGCTCAAATTATGACAACTTTGGCACCAGATACGACCCGCGTTAATGCATCATTGGATGTTAGTCAAATCGGCGCAAAAGTAGCAAACTTATGCGCCTATGTCTGGTTGGCGCAAAAGTGGCTAAGTTTTTGCCAAAATTGTTCCACTTGTCCGAAATTAATTTCGAGTTTCTTTTATTAAAAGTTACTGTAATGGTCAAATAAATATTTCAAGCAAAAAATATGTCAATGGCTATTTTGGTAACACcctttcattttgttttttactattattattattattatttgtatatGTCTGGTTTCCTTTCTGTTTTCTTTCTCATAATACCACCCCATTCTTATGCATCAATCTGTTTGATTTTATTTACCTAAATTGTTTCCTGCATTTTATGGGGTCAAAAGACCCCCT of Helianthus annuus cultivar XRQ/B chromosome 1, HanXRQr2.0-SUNRISE, whole genome shotgun sequence contains these proteins:
- the LOC110885911 gene encoding glycolipid transfer protein 1, yielding MEGTVLAPAEGTVLAPALEGMKHVKSEEGEMLTKPFLDVCKQILPVIDKFGAAMALVKTDVGGNITRLENKYLSNPEEFQNLYSMVQVEIAAKTAEGSSSCTNGLLWLTRAMDFILELFRNLMEHEDWAMSKVCTEAYTKTLKKYHGWLASSTFTVAMKLAPDRKKFMDVVAGNGDISSDIEKFCATFTPILQENHKFLASVGLDDMKA